The Paenibacillus sp. 481 DNA window AGTGGAAGCATGCGTGGCTATCAGATCCGAGCATTGCGATGTGGATGATCGCGATACCGCTCATTTGGAACTATATTGGTCCGTATTTAATTATGTTTCTCGCAGCATTGCATAGCATTCCATCCGAACTAGACGATGCTGCCCAGCTAGACGGTGCAGTCGGCTTGCGCAAGCTCGTCCAGATCACACTCCCATTAATTTGGGATACGCTTAAAGTAGCCATTGTGCTGTGTATTTCAGGCAGCTTAAAGGCGTTTGACTTGATTTATGTGATGACAAATGGCGGACCAGCGCATGCGACGGAGCTGCTTGCATCCTATATGTACAACAGCACATTTACCGTTTATCGGTTTGGCTACGGAAGTGCAGTTTCCACTTTAATCGTAATCATCAGCTTACTTATGGTAGCGGGTTCTCAGCGGTTAATGCGCAAAGAAACTCATTAAGACGATTAGCCTAATCAGAAGGAGGCGACTTATCATGAAGCCATTAGCCGCTATGACGTTCATCGTAACAGGAGAGACAGGCAGCAGTACTCGAAAATGGAACATGAAGCAAATGCTCGTCTCTTCAAGCTTAGGGATTTACGCGCTTGTGACATTGTATCCACTCATGTGGTTGTTCATGAGTGCGCTAAAGACGAATGCGGAGTTCTACGCCTCTCCTTTTGGTCTGCCTGCGACGTGGCAATGGTCCAATTTTGCTCGTGCGTGGGAAGTGTCGGGTATGGGAACAGCCATGGTCAATTCACTCATCGTGACGTCAACGGCGCTGGTACTAACGTTATTGTTAGGTGCGTTGGCCGCCTATGTCTTAGCGCGGTTTTCGTTTCGCGGCCGTTCTATTATTCATCTGTTGTTCGTACTAGGGATGCTGATTCCGATTCATAGCACGCTTGTCCCTTTGTTTATTATGATGAGCAAAATGGGGATGTTGAACACATATGCGGCGCTCATCTTGCCCTATACGGCGTTTGAGTTGCCAATCGCGGTATTTGTCGTTGCTGCATATTTGGCGAACATTCCGAAGGAAATGGAAGAAGCAGCACTCGTCGATGGAAGTAATTATTACGGCATCTTCTACCGTATCATGCTTCCCGTAGCGCTTCCAGCCTTGGCAACCGTCGCAATCTTAGGCTTTTTACGGTTCTGGAACGACTTTGCTTTCGCGCTAGTATTTATAAATAGCCCAGCTTTGAAGACGCTGCCACTTAGTTTATCGGTCTTTGCTACAGGCTACGCGACCGACTATAAACTTACGATGGCTGCACTGTCATTGGCGGCACTGCCGACAATCGTGATTTACATTTTATTTCAAGAGCAAGTAATGAAAGGGATGGCGGCTGGCGCAGTAAAGGGTTAAGGTGTGTATGTTACCGGACGGATGAGCTTCTTAGAAGGAATGGACAATGGGAGGACAATTGTCCGTCCGGATCTGCAGATGCAACTGGTTTCATTTTCGAGTGTGGTTAGAGGTTATGTGGAAAATTAACCAGAAAAATAACTTGATACGTGCTTCGGCGTAGTTGCACCCAATGCAGCTGCGACAGATTGTCGCAAATGAATGCTACATGGCAAGACAATGCGTCGAACAGCGCGATTGCGGTCACGAATACGTTCGAGCAGTAGTTGTATACCCAGTTCGCCAAATTGGTAGGCAGGCTGGGAAGCGACGGTGAAGAACGGATTTGCTTCTTCTAAACGACCGAAGTCATCAAAACATGCGATAGACAAGTCATCAGGTACGCGCAACCCTAGATCACGCACGGTTTGCAATACCGATAAGGCAAGCATGTTATTTGCCGCAAAAATAGCGGTTGGACGCTCGGAGCCATTGCTGTTTAGCCATCCATCTTTGAATATGAATCTGCCATGTTGTGATGGATAACTGCTCATCATCACAAGCGACTCATCATAGGGAATGTCGGCTAGCTTTAAGGCGTCCATATACCCAGCATGGCGCTCTCGTGAAGTTGAAATGTCCACCTGACCAATTATGATTGCAATTCGTCGATGACCACGTTGAATCATCTCCGTAACAAGTTTACGTGCTCCTTCGCGACTGTCGCCAAGCACGGCATCACTTTCGATGCCAGTCACTTCACGATCTAACAGTACGAAAGGAACATTTTTACGTTGGAGCCACTCCAAATGTTGAAGTGAGCGGTCGCTGCTCGGTGCAAACAATACACCGTCAACACGCATGGACAAAATCATTTCGACGTAGTCCCGCTCTTTGTCAATACTTTCATCACTATTACCAAACATAAGTCGATAGCCTTGCCGCATGGCGGCATCTTCAGCTCCACGTGCCATCGTTGTGAAAAAGGGATTTGCAATGTCTGAGATGAGAAGGGACAATACTTTCGATTCTTGTGTGACGAGACATCGCGCCACCGAGTTCGGGATGTACTGCATTTCCTCCATTACTTTCTTGACCTTTGCTCGTGTCTTTTCACTTACACGACCTGTGTTGTTGATGACACGCGACACAGTCATAGCTGATACATTCGCTCGCTTGGCAATATCATAAATCGTAGCCATAGTCATTACTCCTACTATTTAATAGTCGATGCGAACACTAGAAAGTTATACCGATTTCATTTTAGTTTAGCAGAATTGTCCAAAAATAGAAACATAAATTTGCAGACGAGGTAAATTTAATTTAAAAGTGACGTTAGTTTAGAGTCTTTCCATATTGTGCTTAGCTAACAATTCTTTTGCAATTACATGCGAATGGTTCGTTCCGTGTTAGAAATGGTCTAGTTGCTCGGCTTGAAATGAACGCCATCGAGGAAGTAAATGATTAAGTGATAGAGCCAAGTGCTCAATGTAGCTAATGCAGATCATGCAGATCATGTAGTTCAGTAGCCAAAGTAGACAAAGTAGCCGAAGTTGCTAAAGTAACTCATGTAGCCATATAGCTCTGTAAACGATTAGTAAGCAAGCAAGTAACTGGGCAGCCAAGCGGCGGCCGTTGCACGATCCGGCCGCTTCCGCTTGTGGTAGGGGTTCATAGGTGAGTTACATGCATACATAATATGCGCGCAATGCGCACCAATAAAGCTTTACAGTTGTGCCATAAACGATTCGAGTTCATCATCAGTCGGCATGCCACTTTGCGCGCCGAACTTGGTTACGGATAGAGCACCAGCGGCAACAGCCCATGATATGGCTTCTTGAAGGGCAAAGCCTTGGGCTAGCTTTACTGCTAACGCACCGTTAAACGTATCTCCAGCGCCAGTCGTATCGACGGCTTGGACAGAATGGCTCGCCGTACGCTGTACACTACCAGTGGAGTCTGTCCAGTAGGCTCCTTCAGCACCTTTCGTCATTACGACTCGACCAGGTAGATGTTGTAGCAGCGCAGCTTTAACATCTGCTTCTACTACATCTGGCGACGCTGATCCTACTGTATGTACGGAAGCAGGGTTGCCTAGCAAGATAGCTAACTCATGCTCGTTCGGAGTTACATACGACACTTTGTCCAGTAAGGACGCTGGTAATTTCACGGCAGGCGCAGGATTCAAAATAATGAGCTTGCCCGCGTCATATGCCAGTTCAACCGCCGCCTCTACCGTCGGTAGCGGAGTTTCAAGTTGAAGCAGCACAAGATCTGATTGACGGATGATGTCCGCGTGCTCTTGTACTTGTGCAGCGCTCACTTTACCGTTAGCACCAGGCACGACGATAATGCGATTATCGTTGTCGGCGACCACAATCGTGGCTGTTCCCGAAGCGACATCATCTCGGACTGCGATCAGCTCGGTATGTACACCTTCCTGTTTTAAGTTATTAACCATAATTTCGCCGAACGCATCGTTGCCAACGGCTCCGATAAAGGTAACATTTGCGCCGAGTCTCGCACAGGCGACGGCTTGATTTGCCCCTTTACCGCCGCACAAGGTAGCGAATTGTTCGCCGTGAACCGTTTCACCGCCATCCGGCATCTTGTTTGTAACGGTAACCAGGTCCATATTTATACTACCGATAACCGTAATGTTCGGACGGCTAAGTCTGTTGATTAAGCTCATGGTGTCATTCCTTTCAAATCATACGCAGAGTAATGAAAAAGGCTAATAAACGCATAAACGCGCACCCGAATTAAAGCAGATGCGCGTTTACTGTGTCATGGAATCGGATTGTGTTAGCGCTCAACGAGCGTCACGGTGCTTGACGTCGTTCAGGTTAAGGATGCTGGTTCACTTTCACTGCATCCTTAACCTGCTTTCCGTCTATTGTAACATCGTATGAGATCGATTCCAAATAGTGCAATTGTTTTTTGTCATAAGAAGGTTCTTTTTTGATAATTTGGTCTTTGTATATAAAATAAGGATCGAACTGCATCGCAATTTCGCCATCTTGCAGCGTAAGTGTTAACAATCCTGTATCAGCCTTATCGTTGCGCACGTAATCAGGGAACAAAAAGTTACCGATCGAATACGCGATAGGCTTTCCTTTGTAATACTCGAACCCTTGCAACACGTGAACATGGCTGCTGACAATAGCGTCCGCGCCCGCATCAATGATTTCGCGAGCGTAAGTACGCTGCCACGGTTCAGGTCGGTTTTTTTTCTCCACGCCCCAGTGCATATAAACAAGCAAATAATCACAGTCTTTGCGCTCACGCTCGATAACGGGTAATACACTTGATTTGTTGTACGCCTCCGCAATACCTGGGTGATCTGGACCAGCAAACCAATACGTCTGCGGAATAAAGCGGGAAAAGGCAAGAAATTTAATTTTTTTACCTTTTAGCGTGACTTCATGCGCTCGATACGCTTCTTCTGCATTTTTGCCGCCACCAACATACGGTAGTTGATAATCTTGCAAATGATTGAGCGTATCTAGAAACCCTTTTTGTTTAAAATCAAGGGCATGATTGTTGGCGATAGTGACCAAGTCAAAACCAGCGTTCTTAATTCCTTTTAATGAAATCGGATCGGATTTAAAATTGTAAAGTTGATTCGGGTCTTTTTGATCATGGGTTGTGACGGCCGTTTCCAAATTGACAACTGCATAATCCGCTTTCGTTACAGCTGGAGCAACGTATTTGAAAGGGTAATCAGGCCCTTTGCTACGAATCGTCTCTTTTACAGACCAATCCATTAAGGCGTCGCCAGCAAAAATAATGTTGATAGGCTCGTGCGTAATAGGGTGCGTATCGTTGCTATCAGTTGGATTATCGTTGGGAACGTTGTTGGATTCTCCTTGTTGTTGATCGCGGTGCGGTTGCTCAGAGGAGTGCTGTTGTTTGTTTGGTGCAGGCGGTTGAGCATGGCTGTTTTCATTCCAGAACATTTGCTTAAAGGTCCCAGTCGTAAAAAATAAAACGGCGGCAGCGCACACACCAAGTGCCAGAATCCTATTCAGCCATCGAAGCTTGGACGTTCGCTTGCGCTTCTCCTTTTGTCTTAAACGTTGATGCCGTTGTGAACGGCTCTCTTTAAAGTTGCTCAAACAATAGACCCCCTGCGACTTGAGAATTACAAATCATCATAACATAACCATTATATTTCACATGTTTTGGGTAAAAGTTGCAACTTCATTGCAAAAAAATATCAAAAATGTTACATCGAACGTGGTTAGCTAGTTTCTTTTTTTACAGAGATATGGTAAAATCAATGTACTTACATTTTGTAAGTTTATCAAGGAGGGGTGAACGGATGGAACAAAACCATACGAGTATGTGCCCACGATTCGAGGCAGCGTTCTGTGTTTTGGGAAAAAGGTGGAACGGTCTGCTAATTAAAGTGCTGCTAAGCGGCCCTAAACGGTTCAAGGACATTTCCGCTCTCATTCCTACAATGAGCGACAAAATGTTGAGCGAACGGATGAAAGACTTAGAATCGATAGGAATCGTTGTGCGTAACGTTTATCCAGAAACGCCGGTCCGAATTGAGTACGCACTCACGGATAAAGGACGCGCATTGGAGCCAGTCATGAAATCCATTTCTGACTGGGCAGAAGCTTGGGTGGAAGATACAAGCGATTGCTTTATTGCTGAAACTAGCGAACAGGAAGCTAAATCATAGCAGTCACAGAGAATCATACTATTTATTAAGTGCTGGGATACCGGGATCGTCCGGATAGCCCGGCATTTTTTAATGTTGGTTCATAAATGGATTGGAACCTTTCTAGCGAAAATTCGTATGGCTATTTTAGCCAGATACAAATGGCGTTTGATTGGAAGGGGGCCAGAAATGAAGCAGACGAATTGGGTGGGGGAAAATGTATGCTTACGTTATGCGGAGTGGGAGCAAAGCACAGGGGAAATTAGTCGGATCATCGACACATGGACGGTGGCGGCTTCCTATTCGTTTATATGCAAGCTCGTTGATGCAACCGTAATCGCTAATCGGCTATGGGAGCATACGTCTAATGAAAGTGAAGGCAGCACAAAGTCGACGATATATGTCCGGCCATGGTCAGGAGAGGTCGTGTCTGAATATAGAGCGGCGATTGAGCACACGTTGTTTCACGGTGCTTGTGACGTGGCTGAGCCGTTTGAAGTGGAGTGGCAAATGTGGCAGCGTGATACGGGACAGTTTGCATGTAGTATCAAATCAAAGCCGCCTCATTCCTTAGATGTAGCATCCTTGTTGCTCGACCATTATAGTGAAGTAGACGGGATCAGTGTAGACATTTTGTACACCGTACTAGACGCTGATCGGAACAAACTCCTATTGTTTGTGCAAATGCATGAGCAGTAAGCAGTAAGCGGTAATTAGCAATTGATCTTTTACATATAACATGTCGAGGGGAGAACAGCGATGAAGGAGGAAATGGTGCAAGTGGACCCGTTGAACAATGATGGCCAGAACTTGCAAATGGTTACACAGTGGTATGCGCATGAAGTGGAGCAAACAGGTCTGAATCGAGTGCAAGCATCGACAACAGATGTCCCATTGCCAAGGAAAAAGTTAGCGTATGCATTGATGACTTGCATGCCCATTGTGTTAGCGACAACAGCCTGCGCGGACGAAGAAGTTAAAATGACGGATCAAGAAGAATGTGTCTACGTGGAAAAGAAGTACGAGGTAGAATTGGACTGTGACGATCCTGACAACGATTCTTATTATAAGTCTTACAAAAAAAAGAAATCATCGTCTTACAGTGGTTTTGGAAGTAGCGGTTACTCAAGCGGAGGTTAGGACATGAGGCGTACGTTTCGGATGCCATTTACAGCGGCGCAAGCGTTTCAAGGGGAGCGTCTGCGCACCGTGCCGTACGTGCGCATGCACGGCAAACCGTATTGCTTGACGACAGCTGTAGGCTATACAGAAGAAGAACTGGCAGCACTACGCACAGCTGCCGAACAGATGCATCGCGTCTTCGTTAAAGCGCTGCGCTTCGTGCAGACAGAGCTGCCTGACGTGTCCCTCGTCAACCAATTGGGTATCCATCCGAGTCTTGTTGAGGCAGCCCGTCGGCAATGTCCCCATACGGGCATTGCACGCCAAGACTGGATACTTGGCCCAGAGGGTTGGAAGTGCATCGAGAATAATGCGGATACGCCTACAGGCATACCGGAGGCTGCGTATTTGTCAGGCTCCTTGCTTGCGGAGCTGGAGCAGGAGCAGGGGCAGAGGCAGAGGCTGGAGCTGGAGGAAACAAGGGATGCAGTAAGGGATACAGTAAAAGAGCTAGGAAGAAATCCCGGAAGAGATCCGGGAAGGGAGCCAGCAGCTACAGGCACTGGCTGCAAGCTGCACAATATTTCGGCCCCGCTTGCGGAACGGCTGCAAGCCGCGTTATGCGACTTGCTTCGCTGGTATGAGCAGCAAGGATTAGGGCGAAAAGTGGTGTTTAGTAGCTTCGGGGATCATAGCGAAGATCGCGCCAACACGCTCTTTTTAATGGAACTCGTACAGGCAGCGGGATGGGATGCTACCTATGTTCCATTGGAGCAAATGGAACTTCGACCTGAAGAGGGACTGTTCGCAAATGGTGAACGCGTCTACATATGGTATCGTCTCTATCCATTAGAGTATCTCATTCACGATCAGTCGCCATCAGGCTTTCCTGTAGGGGAGCATCTTATGCGACTCGTAGCTGAAGGGAAGCTAGGCTTGCTTAACCCGTCGCAATCGATCATTTTGCAGAGTAAAGCGCTTATGGCACTTATCTGGACCTTAGTAGAGCATCAATCGGAATGGTCAGACTGGTTAACGGACGAGCACGTCTTTGACGAACAGGATGTCTGTGCGATCCGCACCTACTTGCCACCCACGTATACGACACCAGAGCCGTTTATTCGGCAGCGTATTCCGTATGTAGCGAAGGGATTGTGGGGGCGGGAAGGGAAAGGGACGACTAGGTATGATGAGCATGGTCAAGCGATAAAGGATGAAGACCGTGATTCCGAACAGGCAAATGTACAGCAGGAGCAGAGGGAAATACTGCACTATTATGAGAACCAGTCCAAAGTTTATCAACAGCTCATTCCGATGGAGCGAGTTCAGCTCGACACGGAGGATGGGCAGCTAGAAGGATATTTGTTAACAGGCGTCTATGTGCCGAACGGAACGTTTGGTGGCGTATTGCCGCGAGTTGGTGGGCTTGTTACGGGTGACTTGGCCAGTTATGCGCCAGGATGGCTTTATACATCACACAATTGATACTTTATGAAGATGGAGGGAATATTTTGTTATGAGTACCTTTTTATCCGAGCTTGGGAATGTTGGAATCGGCTTACTCCTAATTGCGCTCATTATGGCAGCAGGCGCATTCGTATTTAGCAAACTTACGCGGTTCAACGATCGTGATGAAATTATGAAAGGCAATGAGGCTGCTGGCATCTACATGGGCAGTAAGTTGCTCGGTTTAGCGATCATCGTAGCGATGGTATCTTTAAATACGAGTTCGTGGGTATTGATGCTTGCATGGTCGGCTGTGGGCATCGTTATTTTGTGCATCGTCTATTTCATTGTTGATATCTGTTTACCGCAGTTTCGTGTATGTGATGAAATTGCAAAAGGCAATAAAGCCGTTGCCCATCTGCTGCGCGGTATTATTATCGGGGTATCTATCGTCATCGGAACGATGCTTATTTAACGGTACTGGCTTCATTTAGCCGTTGTCTTCCTACTCACAACACTTTATAATTAAGCGGAAACAGATACGGTGCTGTTAACAGACTAAGAAAGACGGGAGAATGACATGACCATTCACATCATTACGGACGGAAGCTCCGATTTAACTTCTGAGATCACACAACAGTTCGGAATTAACGTTGTTCCTCTCCATGTTCGGTTTGGAGATGAACTACATACTTCTGAAATGGACGGAGCAGAGTTCTATAAGCGCATGCGAGAGGAAGAAGAATTGCCAAAGACAGCTAGTCCATCACCAGGGGCATTCCTTGAACTATATAAATCGCTAAGTGCAGATCGTGACATTCTCGTGCTATGCATTACTCCTGAACTTAGTAGTACGTATAATCATGCTCTAATGGCCAAAGAGATGTATGAAGAAGAAGGACATCCGAACCGGGTCGAAGTGTTGGATTCGAAGACAACCTCATTAGGACTTGGGTTGCTTGCAGTACGTGCTGCTGAACTAGCTCAGACAGGTGAGACTTTGCAATCCGTGAGTCAGAAGATGCAGCAATACGCAAAAGAGACTCGGACCTATTTTACGGTGGATACGTTGGAGAACGTCATTAAAGGTGGGCGCTTAAGCCGCCTCAAAGGGACGGTTGCTTCTATGCTTAACATTAAGCTCGTGATGGAAGCGAACGAGGATGGTGCCGTTGAGGTATTGGAAAAAGTGCGCGGTACGCAAAAAGCGCTGCGTCGCTTAATTGACAAAGTGGGTGAAGCTTGGCATAGCACAGACAAAGATTGGGTTGCATTTGCTCATTCCAACTGTGAGGAGCGTGCCCGTACGTTTATGGAATCCTTATTGGCGAAGTATCCATTTAAACGTGTGCTATTTGTCAATATCGGACCGGTTATCGGTACGTATTCGGGTGAAGGCTGTGTACTCGTTACTTATCAGACTACATTAGAGCGATCTCATACTTAAATTACAGTGTTACTTTGACGTTAACATATAAGGCTGTCCCCATGCTTAAGTGTAGTTCAGAGCGGGGACAGCCTTTTGCGTTTAGCTTTGTTTGCTATACGTTGGATAAGGCCATTACATATGAATACCTGTATTTGCCTTCACTAACACTTCATCAAACTTCTCATCCACATCCGTTTTGCGTGTGGACAGCATGGTTCCCAACCAAGCGCCCAAGAAACCTAGCGGAATGGAAATGATACCTGGATTCGTTAAATCGATTAGAGGATCGCCCACGAAAATGGCTTTGCCATTCGGATCCCACACACTTGGACTAATCGCGACCAGCAATATAGCCGACAGTAATCCTGTGAGCATCCCACTAATGGCGCCGATCGTATTAAAGCGCCGCCAAATGACGGTAAACAAAATGACAGGCAAATTCGCACTCGCGGCTACAGCGAAAGCTAAGCCAACTAGAAAAGCAACATTCAAATTAGAAGCTAGCAGTGCGAGCACGATGGATAACAGCGAGACGCCTACGGAAGCCCAGCGTGCTGCCGTCATTTGCTCTTTCTCACTTGCTTTTCCTTTGCGCAAGATGTGATTGTAAAAGTCATGGGCAAAGGCAGATGCTGCCGACAAGACAAGGCCGGTCACTACTGCCAAAATGGTGGCAAAAGCGACAGCAGAAATCAGCGCAAAGAAGAAGTCGCCTCCTAAAGCTTGAGCAAGTAGCGGCGCAGCCATATTGCCGCCTTTGTCTTGTGCCAAGATCGCTTCACTACCCACGAATGCAGCTGCACCAAAGCCTAAGAAAATCGTCATAATATAAAATAGGCCGATGATCCATGTTGCATAGACGACAGAAGAGCGTGCGGTCGGCGCATCTTTAACTGTAAAGAAGCGAATCAGGATGTGGGGTAAGCCGGCTGTACCTAGAACAAGGCCTAAATTAAGCGAAAGTGTATCAAGTGAATTCGTATACTTATTGCCTGGATTTAAAAAGGAATCGCCGAGCGGTGTGGCGGTCTTCATCTGCTCAAACATGCCCGTTAAGCTAAAGTTGAACTTGGAGAAGACGATGATAGATAATAACAAGGTGCCACCCATCAGTAAAATGGCCTTAATGATTTGAACCCAAGAAGTAGCATGCATACCACCAAATACGACATACAGAGTCATGAGGAAACCTACGATGATGACGGACCAGACATAGTCAATCCCGAGCAGCAACTTAATAAGGGCGCCAGCTCCAACCAATTGGGCGATCATGTAGAACGTGGAGATCGTGACTGTGTTGAGAGCGGCGATACCGCGCACCTTATTGTTATTAAAGCGTGCGGCAATCATATCGGCAAGCGTGTATTTTCCTAAATTGCGTAGTGGTTCTGCGACCAAGTAGAGTACGACTAAGTAGGCGACTAAGAAGCCGATCGAGTAGAAGAAACCGTCAAAGCCGACGATGGCGATTGAACCCGCGATACCAAGAAAGG harbors:
- a CDS encoding carbohydrate ABC transporter permease encodes the protein MRSWSHQRSFIAISLTPALLLYVLFVIVPIFWSAYYGFFDWKGLGEARFIGLDNFVEALTDPVFWLSFKNNMIVVAASVFGQVPIALLLALLLKRGTWFQRFIRSAVFMPMVLSSVVIGIIWSNIYHPQTGLLNALLTAVGLEEWKHAWLSDPSIAMWMIAIPLIWNYIGPYLIMFLAALHSIPSELDDAAQLDGAVGLRKLVQITLPLIWDTLKVAIVLCISGSLKAFDLIYVMTNGGPAHATELLASYMYNSTFTVYRFGYGSAVSTLIVIISLLMVAGSQRLMRKETH
- a CDS encoding carbohydrate ABC transporter permease; this translates as MKQMLVSSSLGIYALVTLYPLMWLFMSALKTNAEFYASPFGLPATWQWSNFARAWEVSGMGTAMVNSLIVTSTALVLTLLLGALAAYVLARFSFRGRSIIHLLFVLGMLIPIHSTLVPLFIMMSKMGMLNTYAALILPYTAFELPIAVFVVAAYLANIPKEMEEAALVDGSNYYGIFYRIMLPVALPALATVAILGFLRFWNDFAFALVFINSPALKTLPLSLSVFATGYATDYKLTMAALSLAALPTIVIYILFQEQVMKGMAAGAVKG
- a CDS encoding LacI family DNA-binding transcriptional regulator, whose amino-acid sequence is MATIYDIAKRANVSAMTVSRVINNTGRVSEKTRAKVKKVMEEMQYIPNSVARCLVTQESKVLSLLISDIANPFFTTMARGAEDAAMRQGYRLMFGNSDESIDKERDYVEMILSMRVDGVLFAPSSDRSLQHLEWLQRKNVPFVLLDREVTGIESDAVLGDSREGARKLVTEMIQRGHRRIAIIIGQVDISTSRERHAGYMDALKLADIPYDESLVMMSSYPSQHGRFIFKDGWLNSNGSERPTAIFAANNMLALSVLQTVRDLGLRVPDDLSIACFDDFGRLEEANPFFTVASQPAYQFGELGIQLLLERIRDRNRAVRRIVLPCSIHLRQSVAAALGATTPKHVSSYFSG
- the rbsK gene encoding ribokinase; translation: MSLINRLSRPNITVIGSINMDLVTVTNKMPDGGETVHGEQFATLCGGKGANQAVACARLGANVTFIGAVGNDAFGEIMVNNLKQEGVHTELIAVRDDVASGTATIVVADNDNRIIVVPGANGKVSAAQVQEHADIIRQSDLVLLQLETPLPTVEAAVELAYDAGKLIILNPAPAVKLPASLLDKVSYVTPNEHELAILLGNPASVHTVGSASPDVVEADVKAALLQHLPGRVVMTKGAEGAYWTDSTGSVQRTASHSVQAVDTTGAGDTFNGALAVKLAQGFALQEAISWAVAAGALSVTKFGAQSGMPTDDELESFMAQL
- a CDS encoding CapA family protein; translation: MSNFKESRSQRHQRLRQKEKRKRTSKLRWLNRILALGVCAAAVLFFTTGTFKQMFWNENSHAQPPAPNKQQHSSEQPHRDQQQGESNNVPNDNPTDSNDTHPITHEPINIIFAGDALMDWSVKETIRSKGPDYPFKYVAPAVTKADYAVVNLETAVTTHDQKDPNQLYNFKSDPISLKGIKNAGFDLVTIANNHALDFKQKGFLDTLNHLQDYQLPYVGGGKNAEEAYRAHEVTLKGKKIKFLAFSRFIPQTYWFAGPDHPGIAEAYNKSSVLPVIERERKDCDYLLVYMHWGVEKKNRPEPWQRTYAREIIDAGADAIVSSHVHVLQGFEYYKGKPIAYSIGNFLFPDYVRNDKADTGLLTLTLQDGEIAMQFDPYFIYKDQIIKKEPSYDKKQLHYLESISYDVTIDGKQVKDAVKVNQHP
- a CDS encoding winged helix-turn-helix transcriptional regulator, with the translated sequence MEQNHTSMCPRFEAAFCVLGKRWNGLLIKVLLSGPKRFKDISALIPTMSDKMLSERMKDLESIGIVVRNVYPETPVRIEYALTDKGRALEPVMKSISDWAEAWVEDTSDCFIAETSEQEAKS
- a CDS encoding glutathionylspermidine synthase family protein, yielding MRRTFRMPFTAAQAFQGERLRTVPYVRMHGKPYCLTTAVGYTEEELAALRTAAEQMHRVFVKALRFVQTELPDVSLVNQLGIHPSLVEAARRQCPHTGIARQDWILGPEGWKCIENNADTPTGIPEAAYLSGSLLAELEQEQGQRQRLELEETRDAVRDTVKELGRNPGRDPGREPAATGTGCKLHNISAPLAERLQAALCDLLRWYEQQGLGRKVVFSSFGDHSEDRANTLFLMELVQAAGWDATYVPLEQMELRPEEGLFANGERVYIWYRLYPLEYLIHDQSPSGFPVGEHLMRLVAEGKLGLLNPSQSIILQSKALMALIWTLVEHQSEWSDWLTDEHVFDEQDVCAIRTYLPPTYTTPEPFIRQRIPYVAKGLWGREGKGTTRYDEHGQAIKDEDRDSEQANVQQEQREILHYYENQSKVYQQLIPMERVQLDTEDGQLEGYLLTGVYVPNGTFGGVLPRVGGLVTGDLASYAPGWLYTSHN
- a CDS encoding DUF350 domain-containing protein, yielding MSTFLSELGNVGIGLLLIALIMAAGAFVFSKLTRFNDRDEIMKGNEAAGIYMGSKLLGLAIIVAMVSLNTSSWVLMLAWSAVGIVILCIVYFIVDICLPQFRVCDEIAKGNKAVAHLLRGIIIGVSIVIGTMLI
- a CDS encoding DegV family protein; protein product: MTIHIITDGSSDLTSEITQQFGINVVPLHVRFGDELHTSEMDGAEFYKRMREEEELPKTASPSPGAFLELYKSLSADRDILVLCITPELSSTYNHALMAKEMYEEEGHPNRVEVLDSKTTSLGLGLLAVRAAELAQTGETLQSVSQKMQQYAKETRTYFTVDTLENVIKGGRLSRLKGTVASMLNIKLVMEANEDGAVEVLEKVRGTQKALRRLIDKVGEAWHSTDKDWVAFAHSNCEERARTFMESLLAKYPFKRVLFVNIGPVIGTYSGEGCVLVTYQTTLERSHT
- a CDS encoding solute symporter family protein; this translates as MNTTAFSLFCFIVFLTMIITYIASRKTNSASDFYTAGGDLKGWQNGLAIAGDYMSAASFLGIAGSIAIVGFDGFFYSIGFLVAYLVVLYLVAEPLRNLGKYTLADMIAARFNNNKVRGIAALNTVTISTFYMIAQLVGAGALIKLLLGIDYVWSVIIVGFLMTLYVVFGGMHATSWVQIIKAILLMGGTLLLSIIVFSKFNFSLTGMFEQMKTATPLGDSFLNPGNKYTNSLDTLSLNLGLVLGTAGLPHILIRFFTVKDAPTARSSVVYATWIIGLFYIMTIFLGFGAAAFVGSEAILAQDKGGNMAAPLLAQALGGDFFFALISAVAFATILAVVTGLVLSAASAFAHDFYNHILRKGKASEKEQMTAARWASVGVSLLSIVLALLASNLNVAFLVGLAFAVAASANLPVILFTVIWRRFNTIGAISGMLTGLLSAILLVAISPSVWDPNGKAIFVGDPLIDLTNPGIISIPLGFLGAWLGTMLSTRKTDVDEKFDEVLVKANTGIHM